The window ttcgACATTAAGGACCAAGGTTCAAAAACCCATATATTTAAACGCACATATATAGtggccacttaatactacggtcttATGTTTGATTCTCGACAAGACGAATTGCTAGTACATTGTGTGGCTAACCCCATCACCTCATTTTCAGTGTAGATGTTattgtttgtcaaaaaaaaaattaaaaaaaatacatcatCTCcacctctttttctttcttttcttattcatcttttcactttctttccttttttccttttttttttatttttggaaactctttctttcctttttttcaaGTTAGTAGATCCCATCTGATTTAAAGCCCATTTGAAATGCTTGGAGAATTTGCAAAGACATTCATGTCTTCCATTACTAGAATTTGTCCAGTGTGAACCCACCAACCGACAATGTCACGCTCGATTTCATAATTAAACAATGACCCCTATCACCAACCTTACAAGTTACCAAATACATGCCAAAAGCCAAACTAACCATACACCAATTTTATCACTTTTAACTTTACTAATACTCGTAAATGTGAATTAAgtctgtttattttaatttaactaAAGATAATACTCACAGAATACTTGTAAATATGGATTATATCAATTAATTAACTTACCCAATACTCATAGTTATAAGTTTAAGTCAATTAATTAGTACAGTGTGCTCGCACAACTCCCGCTATTTGGATTTCAATACAAAATTGTATCTTGTAAAACAGGGACATAGGTAATACTCCAAAGCAGTTAAAACATCCCATCACTCAAAATACTTAGGTACCAAAATCGAAATGTTATCATTTAACAAAGATTGAGACCTCTTTCAATATTAAAAAGATAAATATCTGCAAATCAAGaactaattgtttttttttggaatcTGAGTTACAACATAGAAAAcccaaaattctcatttttcatcaaccaaagaaaaaaaatgaaaactaatgaaaatgatttgaaaactttgagttttaacgataaagacaaaataaaggataaagtgaatagtatcaggattgactttttagtgtaaaaatatgatttttctttaaaatgaaccgtaccagaagcttttcgttaaaattctcaagaaataaagaaaaaaactatACAAGATCATCTCATTTGTCACTCAAttctcaattttcttttatcCAACAATATCGTGTATTTACACATTTTACAAACTCCGTAGTAGAATCTTAGGCACTACATTCACGACAAAAGTTGGATTCTTCTGTTTCACCGACGACCACGACGGCGAGGTCCACTCCACCTTTCGCACCAAAATCGAGAGTTCGATTCTCATACTCTTCttctcaatttttcttttctttgaagtaaaaagaaagtaaaagacCTTTGAATTAGTAGTGCTACAATTCAAAGCCAAGATTAGTGTGAGAATAATCACCGTAAAAATCAGGGATCCCAGTAGCGGCCCAAAGCCTCTCATTGAAATCGCCCTGCATATCCTCCGATATGAACGGCGTACGACACAGCGGGCACGTCTTCTGGTCGTACCCGACCCACCGGTCCACGCACCCTTTGTGGAAGACGTGACGACAATTCGTGAGCCGTCGTATCTCGTCCTCGCCCTCGAACTCGTACAGGCACACGGCGCACGACTCCGGCGGGTCCACCAGGTCCGAGAACTTCGCCAGCGGCAGGATTTCCCGGATCAGAACCGCGGAGACGGAGTAGAACTCCGGGAATCGGGCCGGCGGGTCGGACCAGGCATTGTCCTGTTCGATGAAATATTGGAGACCCAGCAGGGAGAAGAAGGCGGAGATGAGTTTTCGGATTAGACCCAGCAGAGAGAGTGTTTGGATGAAGAGCTTTGGGAGCAGAAGCTGTGTGTACCCAACTGGGAACCCCATTAAAAAGCCTCGAGCTTTgaggttttgggttgtgagtcGGTTATGgagtttgaagatttgaaatgggtttttgtttagtttctatgtgttttctagagagagggagggagggagggaggggaagagctagagagagagagagagagggagggagggaggggaagagtgagagagaggatATGGAGAGTGGAGGAGGATGGCTTATATGGCCATGAATGAGGATTGAGAGAGTTGACGATGTGGATAATGGCACCCTTCAACTTTGTCGAAATAACACACTACCAAAGTGTATTGTATTCACATTGATAAGGGCCTGTTTTGTACGTATAGTATACGTTAAAATAGATTTTTGgccttttattttctattttcacCTCTATTTAATTAATCCATTTCTCATTACGGTGAAAAAAATGGTACTGGAGTTGTTTACATGAGATGAAGAAATATGAAAACTAAAACATTTGAGGTTTATATAACATACTAGTATTTTCACACGTACATGCGAGAAACCTTTTTTTAGTAAATAATTCCCaagaaattctttttctttttgatcCCAAGGAATCCTATTTAGAAATATAACTTCATTAAGAAAAAATAAGTCAATAAATTATATTCTTTTAGCTACACCTCAATTAAGTAATAACCTTCTTAAAGATAGAAAATTTGTAACGCCCCGGTCCCGAAATATTTACTTTATTTCGAGAAATAATAAATTTAGTGATAGGCCCAAACTAAACTCTCGTTTCATTTGCTACTATTTCTATTATCTTACTTCTAAATCTCCAACAATTTAATTCTTATAAAATTAACCATGTTTTTAATTGCCATAACAATCAATTAAGATAACAActttgttaatgcacaaaactggaggggtcttggaacaacttAAATCCGACCtcgaatctgcaagaaagtaaagaacgcaagatgtatcgtggttcaccccaatgtttgggctaagttcacactgatgttgattgtatttctctctaactgtatgtatggattacaagggtgaaAGGGAGTCCCTTAGAGAAAGAGAGGGTTTGAGAGAGCTtctctgtgaggatgagagctctgtttaggggatgtgaggcttGAGGTTTGTGAAGGTGAGGaggccattttatagaataagggcccctcacttattacatatttgcccctccatttattacataattacatttgagtctcccgagtatttatacgagatctaaatacggaggcccaaagtatggtataaacagtagttcgccaagtcttcagtcaagagagtgttttggctggagacttgaaatttagtccataTGTTGGCCAAAGTAAGTaaatgtcgtctagaactgatactcgatataaggcggtgctcaaatgtgaaatgatgctcaactaaaagtagcacatgttgcgaggctgctcggattgtggcttatgttgccttggttggctcggcttgtggtatTGAAGGtgaatgagtcccttttatagaataaaggctcgctcctcaatacagaagtgatgggttaggagtgatgctcgcggcaaggcggttgctcagctggcgacgatgctctctaatgatggtgaaagAGTccctttatagaataagggctcgctcctcaatacataagtgatgggttagagttgatgctcgcggcgagacggttgctcaataggcggcgatgctctctaatgatggtgagggagtcccttttataaaataagggttcgctcctcaatacataaatgatgggttagaatTGATGCTCgggcgaggcagttgctcagtaggcggcgatactctctaatgatggtgagggagtcccttttataaaataagggcccgctcctcaatacataaatgatgggctaagagtgatgctcgcggcgaggcggttgctcaataggcgacgatgctctctaatgatggtgagggagtcccttttatagaataagggctcactcctcaatacatgaataatgggtgctctctaatgaaagtgagggagtctattttatagaataagggttcactcctcaaaacataaataatgggctaagtcccccaagtatttttcataaggcccagttgcgaaagcccaatatatgatacatagtgtagtcccccaagtctttagtcaatagaggttgttggctggagacttcaaattcaatccatgtatgggctaaAGTGGGGGTTGTTCGGAgacggtctttgtataccatgcactgaagttttgtaggtgaagctttgaaagtaaagttttgaagctggagcttttgtaaatgaagctttgaagtcggagcttttgtaaatgaagcttttgaagctggagctcttgttaatgaagcttttgaagttggagctctataaatgaagctttcaaagctgattgacatgagtaatgctcatgaatgtttatgttgatggacatgagtgatgctcatggatgttgacataagtgatgctcatgaatgttgacatgaatgatggtaatgaattttatgtatgattgacatgagtgatgctcatgaatgtttatgtatgattgacatgagtgatgctcatttataattttggagtactggacgtacttttgattacctagtgggtgataatagcgacaggctgtcgaataattttagagtaatgggcgtacttttgatcacctgattggtgataatagcggcaggctgctgaataattttggagtactggacgtacttttgatcacctggttagtgataatagcggcagggtgccgaataattttggaatacTGGACAtaattttgatcacctggttggtgataatagcggcaagctgccaaataattttaAAGTCATAGGGTctagctcttttgggcatatgggccttcgccctccacataacactccagcccattattttgggtttgtcgttttttttttttgggcatgctgccttctttctttatttatgattaccCTCTGTTGGGGTTATACATatgtctccaaaagataagCAAAGTAAATGACATCATTCAAAAAAAGGTTTCGAAAGTTGCAGATCGTTGGTGCGTACTGCACCTATTGCGTACTGGGTTGTTGcaaatctttttccatgtgcgTATTCCAGTGGCTTCTTCAGAAAAGTTGGAACATGCATGACgaaagttttctttttcaaaagttgATGGCATCTTTGCTTGCCTTTACCGCACCCAATTGTTCAAAACCTccctttattccttgcttttgcatgtTGGTGGTCGACAGCGCGCTCCTCATCAGTACCTCAAACACCAACTTAACATCTTAAATACTTTGGAGTATTCAGTGGTTGTGGTGGGGTTCTATCTTCAAAATCCACAGCTCCATCTCCCTTCCTATCAACCATTTTAATCATCTTCCTATACTCTTTCAGCCTACATTTTTGGCATCCAAGGCTCACCAAAACCTTTTGCAACTCCTCGCCTGAAATTTTCCTGTTCTTATCTGTGTCTAAAATATGAAAAGCATCCATGAGTTCACAATCTTCTTCCTCATTCCCAAACCCAACATTATTCCTTTGTGGCGATCGACTTCTTGTATCCGAGGCACGAGAACATGTCGCTCAGCTCGAGAGGGGAGATTTTCTGTCCCCATTTGCATCCatgactttaaacacttggTTAAACTGGTTGGAGACTTCCATGGCTGCAAAAGATGAGGTTGCAGCTGTTGGCGCATCAAAGATGGAAGAAAGTTTTGgtggttttcttttcttgcatCCACTTGTCATCATCTGGATGGCTGATTCCAAGAAAATTCTGATACAACTCATTGTAGTTGACAAAATTGTGTGATAAGAGAGGGTAGATTTATTGGCTCTGTCAATGACGGCAATAATGGGTCGTAGGGTCGCGGCTGATGGGTTCAGACTGGTTGGGTCGGGCTCGAACTGGGTTTGAGTTTTGTGGGTCGAACCAGGTGTTTGGGTTTGGAGCTAGAGCTTCTATTAGATCAGTGAAGCTTTCTTCCCCAAGAAATCAAACAACCCGCGATCCTTGGTCTCGCCTGCACCAAATCCTTCCTCGTAATCCCCACTCTTCCTCTCGTACTCGTGTTCTTGGCTCTTGTTGTACTCCTCCGGTGCCTGCACCAGATCCTGTTTCTGAGTAATCTCCTCCGGCGCCAGGACCAGCAGCTCATCCCGGGCCATTTCCAGAGCTAACATATCTCCAATTAGGAAAAGCTGCTTATTGAGAAATCAGATTAAGGAATATGGGGAAGTGGGAAAGTGGAAAGCTTTGAACTTTTTGTGAATCAATCAATTGGGTTTGTTGGTGGATTGAGAAATTTGGAGAATTCATGGGTTTTGGAGGATTGGGATTGAGAAATTTGGATATGTGGTTTTTAGGTGAGcaaattcacggtggaggtgaaaaaaaatgaaaaaaccgCCATAGATTTTCGTTTCgattcccatagacggcgctaaatgttgatgcacaaaaccagaggggtcttggaacaacgtaaatccgaccgtgaatctgcaagaaagtaaagaacgcaagatgtatcgtggttcaccccaatgtttgggctacgtccacactgatgttgattgtatttctctctaactgtatgtatggattacaagggtgagggggagtcccccagagaaataGAGGGTTTGAGAGAGCTtctctgtgaggatgagagctctgtttaggggatgtgaggcttgaggtttgtgagggtgagaaggtccttttatagaataagggctcctcacttattacatatttacccctctatttattacataattacatttgagtcccccgagtatttatacgagatctaaatacggaggcccaaagtatggtataaacaaacttAATTCCCCAAATTCTTCTATCAAGCCACCTCTAATTCAAAGATTAATTCTTGGATATTTAATCTTACTGGTATTATGGCTACATCTAAcatcttgttagactgcctacgtaccctaaacagggatgaAGCTATTTGTAGTTCACAAATCCAAATTCACTTAAACTTTGATATTTCTACACATAACTAACAATCACCATCTAGCTTCAAACAATTGTATTACATTAAATGCTTAATAAATTTAGTTTCAGAACAACAGAATTAGCCTACACATACGACGTCGGCTCCCAGGCCACACGCCACCGCACGTGCAGCCGCCGGttgcggtcggccgccccgattCGCAGGAAAATAacaactatctccaaaaatcaccaaattttacaggaaagTAGATCTCagtgagaggaacaactttcatacctgagaccaagcccaatttggccgggaaacacCTCAAATCGGCCACGAACCGccaaaaacccttaaatttggGTGTGTTCAATTCAACCTCAAAGTAACTCTGACGCCCCtaaacttgtttgggctttgttccaccCCTCAAAaggagtctaatggtggtagTAAGAGCAACTCTAGCGTGggagccctccccccaggctattcactattcaatccatcaagtgaacagtaactacccttaatgaacagtaagtgccttttgcatctccacccctacactAAATAGCCCTAGCAAttgacaataaaatattagtatttttttatttataaaataatacaaaataatttttcatttttttcctttttcctttttcctactcattttccttttcaaatttttcCAGAACAcactatatctctctctctatctctctctctctctctccaacccAGAGAGCCGCTGAAAAGATGAAATCCGAGAATCCCACATCGGCCGGCAACGAAAAGGTCCGACCTTTCAACAAAAACAGAACTCCAAAAAGTCATCTACATCACTGCAtgcccatctctctctctttctttctccccCTCCTCAAAACCCACTATATGCAtgctctgctctctctctctctctctctcttccgttTCTACAAAGGAAAACAACTCCCTTTGTGATTTTACACATGGGTTCTGATTTTCTGCAAATTTACAGAGGAAAGAGAAGCTTGGAGAACGAATCACAGCGCTGCAGCAACTCGTTTCACCATACGACAAGGTGAAATTGCAAAACCCCAAATTAACCAACCCCAGTTACATTTTTTTCAaccatatttttggaaaattcacccaaaaaatctgatttttttttttttttgtgtgttcttCTGGGAAATTAGACAATTGAATGTCTGTAGACGGACACGGCATCGGTGCTTCACGAAGCGATGGGATACATCAGATTTCTGCAGGAGCAGGTTCAGGTGCTTTGCTCGCCTTACCTTCAACGCATGCCTCCGAGTTGAAACCCTTGGGTTTAGTCTCTGCCATTTGTCTGTGGGTGTATCATCAACATCGGCGACGAACTCCGACGAAAGTCATTAAGTTCGAAGCctgggttttcatttttttttaatttttattaaaaaaatttatttttattaattttatattgtggCTGACGTCAGCCCCTAATCGCCTAGGCGTTAGGCCTCTGCCCGCCGcccaactagcgcctagcgtcttttaaaaccttggtgttttggcaaaaaacaaaaaaccaaaaacaaaaacaaaataaaagttgtCTTTAAAGTTAATTTTCTAGTGAAGTGAATTAGTCGAGTTCTATATCAACAATGTGctattataatttatattagAAAGATTAAATGTCATACTTATAGAACCTTTAAGGACCAGTTTGGGATtgctatgtgtgtgtgttttttttttaattgcttCTGCTTTATTTAAGAATAATCAGCTGGAAAATAAACCAGTTGAGCATTTGATAAACTGTATTTTTAAAAGTGTTGTGAGTACGAAAATCAATGTAAAAGCATTTGGTAAATTTTAGTGTAACAAATATAATTGTatgtttgccaaaaaaaaaattgtataagGATAAAAAGGGACATGATAGTGTAGGCGATGACCATGATAATGGTGGCAAGGGGCAATGgttgtgatggtggtggtgccaATAAAGGGTATGGTGGTTGTGTTGCATATGTAATAATGGTGGTAGGGGTAGCGATGGTAGCGGTGGCGGTTGTGTTTCTGGTGGTGGTGGGGCTAGCGGCGTTGGCAACGATGGTAGTGGCAGTTGTGGTTGTAGTGGTAGTGGTGGCGAGCGAGtatggttgtggtggtggtggtggcaacaATGGTAGTGGTAATGGAAATGGTGGTGTAAGAGGTTACGgtttgtagtggtaggtgatGGTGGTCACTTTGCTTCATGATTTACACACGAGTCACAAATCTTGCTATTTAAAGGAGGCATTTCCACGAGTCACAAATCTTGCTGTTTAGTGGTTATTTCTTGTCACttgtaagaccatctccaatcatGCTCTCTATTTTCAAATGaaatttttgcaaaaaaaacaaactagAAGGTAATTTTAGGAGCTCCCTATAAAAAAACTTCAACCATTCTCTCTAATTTAAAGTCATAATAATTATCAACCAATAGAAATTAAATttctatttaaaatattattaaaattataacagTTACTGCTAGGATATCCTCACTCACTCTTAGGTTTAGGAGATCCTAGAAGTTTTGTTATCTTAGAAGCATAATTGGGAGCGTGTGATTGGAGATAAAATTTTCCAACATTCCCCATATTTTGGTGAGGAGCTCATTTAGGTAGCCTCATTGGAGATGATTGAAGATTTTTTTATGTTCAAAATTCGTGAATGACAAGTTCGatgtaaatatatcattgtataaGAGATCATAATTAACATAGTTTGATGGTTGACGATGATTGTTAGACTGAAGAAAGATGCAAATGGATAATTATAGGGGGATGATATCAAAGAATTATTAGTGATGGGCCAAAAAGGGAAAGGGAGTCATGGTTCTCAAATGCCCTAGACATGAAGTGGGGCTAATAGTTCCATCCCTTAATTTAGATGCCCCCAAAAGAGGGTAGACATTAAGGGAAAATAGATCAAGTGAATGAGGGATAAGAAATGTTTAGTCACGAGTCTCAGGACTAGTCGTGGTGATATTTCACAAATCATGGTGTCATTGTCCCAACTTAAATGGGATGTAAAATGGGGGGCACCACTAACATATCAAATGGCCTTATGATTTTGATTTGAGACCACCTTGAGGTAACCAtcacttagggctggtttggtattgctgtgctttgaaaaaaagctgctgtgagaataagcggctgtgctgtgagaataagcggctatgaaataaatcagcagagtgtttggtaaactttttttgtaaaagtgcttttggaaaaaaaaaaaaaaacggtctGATAgtaggtcttttcattaaaggagcactgtagctccgtgtgctttgaaaaaaagccagttttccaaagctacaaatagcagcttcagctttttcctttgatttcagcttattctcacagcagcttccaaaataagccattttttttttcagtttaccaaacacctaaagcCCTCACATCTTTTTTtcatatgtgttttttttttttaagcacctcactcccaaaccaccccttagtcTTCTCTCTTCACGTCCACACACATAAATGCACACCCATCCACGATATAGACTACTTCTTGCTAGACCAattgtatataaatatagtTATATACAACTAGTAGTATGGTAATAAGAATTCTTagaggatttttttttcaataaaaaatgaaatgcatTATATAAATTCAAATGAATCAGACAAAAAGTACATAGACATTCGGCACACTTATATCTGTAAATGATTGTAGTATTATTTGGTAACTAGTCAAGGACACCGATGGACTCTTTATATGTTAGAAGTCATTTTTTCTTACATGATGATGTGATATTGTTGTATAGCATAAATGTTATAATCCGAACAATTAATTCTCTTAATTATGTATTGCCATATTTATCGGTTTGTCCCTAAACTTGTATAGAGCTGTCAATTTTCCtcctaaactttaattttagtcaATTACCCTCttaaacttttataaatagccaatttccccgttgaactttaattttagctgattacctccctgaacttttataaatagccaatttccCTCATGCGTTAGATTTTAAAAGTTTACATCCAATTTTCCATCCATCTTGATTATGAAACAACACATGACAACTATATGAgagcaaaaataatgaaaaattagatggatgaaaaattgaataaaagttTTTAAAATCTAATGCCAAGGgaaaattggctatttataaaagttcaggggggtAATCAGCTAAAATAAAAGTTCAcgggggaaattgactaatttaAAAAGTTTAAGGGGTAATCGGTTAAAATTAAGGTTTAGGAGGAAAATTGATAGCTGCATACAAGTTTAGGAATAAATCAACAAATACCTCTTATGTATTAGACACTATAAAAAGTCAAATATTATCTTTTAGTAAATAATTTTAGAACGGAAGAAATATGACGTGTGCTAAAGGAAAATCTTGGTTCCTTGATCACTGTAATACTTAGTAAATAAGGAGTAGAATTATCTCCCCTCCTATTCTCATCCCCATCCCCCTTTCTCtcacatattgttttttattttattatctctataaaaaaaatcaatatatgatactgacgtggcttaaccgtgaccattcaAATAAGAGAGGCGGGAAAAGGAGAGAGATTATGAGGGAAGATAATCCTCTTTCAGTAAATAATTGGTTGGAGGGACCAATCATTTATAAAGTGATATCGAAATCTCTTTCATGTGTgcgtgaaagagagagagagagagagagagagaagacaaGGGATCTGGCAAGGAGAGTTGGGGGAGGGTGGTGGTGGCGAGGCTGAGGCAGGAGCTCTGCCCAACCAGCCAAGCAGGATGGGCTGGAATCTGGATAGATGCAgagaggtaaaaaaaaaaaaaaaaaaaaaaaaaaagaggcctGGCAACAATTGAGCCCAAGTGGGTGGGGTTGTGCACCGAGGTGTTGTTTGCCAAACTGCCTCTGACATGTGTCTGATGCATCCAAGACACCTCTGGCCCAAGACACAGCCGAAGCTTCATATGCCACCCATCTCTACTCCTTCGTGTACATTCatatgaagagagagagagagagagagtaggggCCAAACCCTCCTCACTCACCCCGACACCAAGTCACCACCTTTGCTCCCTTCATTTGTCTCATTCTCTGTCTTTGCATCCAAGGATGCCTTTCAGTCCTAGGCCATATCACACTCACATTGACCTTTGCTCACCATCTGTCTATTATCGTATACACAAGTATTGGGCTTATAATTTGCTTGTGATTGTGACCTTACATCTCAATGAGATATCTTTCAATGTTATGCAGGAACTAGATTAAGGGCTAGATTTGGGTGTCTACGCTGAAAAGTATAGTGCATTTGACCTAAAATCAATTATCGatgcttttttttattaaataaaccGCAAAATCAATCCAACTTCAGCAATTAGTGATGATTATAAACTCAAAATCTTTATATATTGGAAGGAATAGCTTTATTCTAAACATGCATGTATGGAGAGGCTCAAGGTTTGTATATTGGAAAGCAAAGCTTGACTCTTTAAGATTTGCATGGATGTTCAAATCTAGAACGTTTGAGTTTAGGTCATTTCATGCTCACTTTTATCACTAAATCATCTATGTAGATACCCTTTTAAGATATATTCATCTTAATGTCACTACGTAACCCTCATTGACTGTATCGTGGTGCTAGGGATGCTTTTGCAACTTCAGTAGTCTTCAAGAAAGATTTAAGAATCCACCCAATATTGAAatgaatttgttttaatttgttgcTTTTTGGTAACCGCGTTTTGTATTGCTTTACTTTTCATGCACGTTTCAACTTTTAACCGTAAGGACTAGTTCTAGTTGAAGGTGCAACTTGATTGGGGAGAACCCTAATGCAGTTGAAGCACTAGCTAATAGTAGTAGGCGATTTGGTGAGCTAGCTCACTGGCATTAATTTGGCCCTGTTAGTAACATAGAGGTAGGCCAGCTAAATCCAACCATGATCAGCCTTAATTTAACTCTCTAAGCATCTTGTACTTCCAAGTAAAGACTGCACCATCttgcatattatttttatttaatcagTCAGGGAGCATGTTTAAAAAGCATGATTTGTACGGGGTTAGTGCCAATTCTTGCTCcataatatatatgaaattgaaaactaTGATAATCCCTGCAGCAATTGCCTGCCATTAGGTCTAACCAAGCATCACAACTTGTCTGCTGGCAAGCTAAATATCAAATTCCATATCCAACCTTGCTTGTCAGATATTGTCTTAAGATTCATAACAGACTAACACAGAATTAACATATAAATTAATGGGACAATTGGCAACAACTTGCAATAATTTAATTGTAAGGCAAACTGCAAAATGGTCTTCAAGGCCAAGCTATATTTGACATGTGATACGGTGATGATTACATTTGGTGATAAACCACTAatcttatttttttatctttaaatCTTTTTTCACCTCCAGCTACTTAATTAGCTTAACAACCTACTTGTCCTGCACTTAGTCTGGTTAATTATAAAAGACAGAGATGAGTTAGCACTGTTAACTATAAAAGACAGAGATGAGTTAGCACAGCTTGTACCATGTTTGCTTTAGCTTTTAGCTGTGGTTGCTCACAGCTTTAAACTGTATACCCACTTTTTGGTTGTGGAACAATACAAGTCCTGTAAAGTTTAGTAGAATTTCTTGGGGAAGGAACCCTAGCTGTTAATCTGGGTGTTACTTAATTTTTATGGCCTGAACCTCGGTAT is drawn from Malus domestica chromosome 14, GDT2T_hap1 and contains these coding sequences:
- the LOC103430156 gene encoding brassinosteroid-responsive RING protein 1-like; protein product: MGFPVGYTQLLLPKLFIQTLSLLGLIRKLISAFFSLLGLQYFIEQDNAWSDPPARFPEFYSVSAVLIREILPLAKFSDLVDPPESCAVCLYEFEGEDEIRRLTNCRHVFHKGCVDRWVGYDQKTCPLCRTPFISEDMQGDFNERLWAATGIPDFYGDYSHTNLGFEL